One Jeotgalicoccus saudimassiliensis DNA window includes the following coding sequences:
- the queA gene encoding tRNA preQ1(34) S-adenosylmethionine ribosyltransferase-isomerase QueA produces MKLEEFDFHLPENLIAQTPLKDRTSSRLLAVNKAAGELSDKHFYDVADYFNPGDVLVLNDTKVLPARLFGVKEDTGAKIEMLLLKPIDEGYEVLIRPSKKVNIGTRVVFGEGKLTAECTAKFEEGIHHMKLIYDGILENVLDELGEMPLPPYIKEKLDDKDRYQTVFARESGSAAAPTAGLHFTEELMQEIKNKGVEIVYITLHVGLGTFRPVAADTIEDHKMHSEFYTMTADAAKTLNDKKAAGGKIISVGTTSTRTLETIIHDHGEFKEASGFTDIFIYPGFEYKAVDVLITNFHLPKSSLVMLVSAFSSREHILNAYAHAVDSEYRFFSFGDAMILH; encoded by the coding sequence ATGAAGTTGGAAGAATTTGATTTTCATCTGCCTGAAAATTTAATCGCGCAGACACCGTTAAAAGACCGTACAAGTTCACGGCTGCTTGCAGTTAATAAAGCGGCAGGCGAACTTTCGGATAAACACTTTTACGATGTTGCCGATTACTTTAACCCGGGCGACGTACTCGTGTTAAACGATACGAAAGTACTGCCGGCAAGATTGTTCGGTGTAAAAGAAGACACCGGCGCCAAAATTGAAATGCTCCTTTTAAAACCGATTGACGAAGGATACGAAGTGTTAATCCGTCCGTCAAAAAAAGTGAATATCGGCACGCGTGTCGTGTTCGGTGAAGGCAAGCTGACGGCAGAATGTACTGCGAAATTCGAAGAAGGCATTCATCATATGAAATTAATTTATGACGGCATTCTGGAAAACGTTCTGGATGAGCTTGGTGAAATGCCGCTGCCGCCGTATATTAAAGAAAAACTTGATGATAAAGACCGATATCAGACCGTCTTTGCACGTGAATCGGGTTCAGCTGCAGCACCGACAGCGGGACTGCACTTTACTGAGGAACTGATGCAGGAAATTAAAAATAAAGGTGTGGAAATTGTATACATTACGCTGCACGTCGGACTCGGAACATTCCGTCCTGTCGCTGCAGATACGATCGAAGACCATAAAATGCACAGCGAATTTTATACGATGACAGCTGATGCGGCGAAAACGCTGAACGATAAAAAAGCAGCAGGGGGGAAAATTATCAGTGTCGGTACGACAAGTACGCGCACACTTGAAACAATTATTCACGACCACGGAGAATTTAAAGAAGCATCCGGATTTACTGATATTTTTATTTATCCGGGATTCGAATACAAAGCAGTGGACGTTTTAATTACCAATTTCCACCTGCCTAAATCGTCACTGGTCATGCTGGTCAGCGCGTTCAGTTCACGTGAACACATTTTAAATGCATACGCACATGCGGTGGATTCGGAATACCGTTTCTTCTCGTTCGGCGA